From one Nilaparvata lugens isolate BPH chromosome 2, ASM1435652v1, whole genome shotgun sequence genomic stretch:
- the LOC111055721 gene encoding muscle-specific protein 20, whose amino-acid sequence MPARNKEQEQEVIEWIETVIGEKLPSQPYEDVLKDGVVLCNLINKIAPGSVKKIQTKGTNFQLMENIQRFQAAVKKYGVPEEEIFQTADLFERRNIPQVTLCLYSLGRITQLHPEYTGPRLGPKMADKNERQFTEEQLKASEAHLGLQMGFNKGASQSGHGGFGNTRHM is encoded by the exons GCCAGAAACAAGGAGCAGGAGCAAGAAGTGATCGAATGGATAGAGACAGTGATCGGTGAGAAATTGCCCAGTCAGCCCTACGAAGACGTGTTGAAAGATGGCGTGGTGCTCTGTAACCTCATCAACAAGATTGCTCCCGGATCAGTCAAGAAAATTCAAACAAAAGGAACCAACTTCCAACTGATGGAGAATATCCAAAG ATTCCAAGCAGCCGTGAAGAAATATGGTGTACCAGAAGAAGAAATTTTCCAAACAGCAGATCTTTTCGAACGAAGAAATATTCCTCAAGTGACATTATGTCTGTATTCTCTTGGAAGAATA ACACAACTACATCCTGAATACACAGGACCAAGACTGGGTCCCAAAATGGCTGACAAAAATGAACGACAATTCACGGAGGAGCAGTTGAAGGCCTCTGAAGCTCACTTGGGTCTGCAAATGGGATTCAACAAGGGAGCATCACAGTCAGGCCATGGAGGATTTGGAAACACCAGGCATATGTGA